A single genomic interval of Alligator mississippiensis isolate rAllMis1 chromosome 15, rAllMis1, whole genome shotgun sequence harbors:
- the KIRREL1 gene encoding kin of IRRE-like protein 1 isoform X2 has translation MRIFLLCMVTLADTYSRVAPTRFTEEPEDQTVVAGQRIVLSCVVLNYSGIVQWTKDGLALGMGQGLKAWPRYRIIGTADSGQYNLEITDAELSDDALYECQATEAALRSRQAKLTVLIPPEDPVIDGAPKILLRAGTPHNLTCRARSAKPAATIVWLRDGQQQEGAVTTTEVLPDGKRETTTSLLLINPTDLDIGRVFSCRSVNEAIPTGKETSIQLDVHHPPTVTLSIQPQTVREEERVVFTCMATANPEIKGYRWAKGGLLIEDATDSRYETQVDYTFFTEPVSCEVHNDVGSTNVSTLVDVHFAPRIVVEPKPTTTDLGSDVTLTCVWAGNPPLTLTWTKKGSNMVLSNSNQLYLKAVTQDEAGQYICKAIVPRIGVGEREVTLYVNGPPIISSEAVQYAVRGDRGKVECFIGSTPPPDRIAWAWKENILETGTLERYTVERSTTGTGVLSTLTINNVMEADFQTSYNCTAWNGFGPGTAIIRLEEQEVLPVGIIAGATIGAGILVIIFLVALVCFLYRRRKGSRKDVTLRKLDIKVETVNREPLTLHPDREEDTASVSTATRVMKAIYSSFKDDVDLKQDLRCDTIDTREEYELKDPTNGYYNVRAHEDRPASRSVLYADYRAPGPARYDTRPASRLSHSSGYAQLNTYARGPGSEYSAEPAPGPAPGPATGDTASQLSYENYGGHAAFPPSAGYATYRLGYSQPPPPSLDRAAYDAMGKYASATRFSYTSQHSDYGQRFQQRMQTHV, from the exons TGGCACCGACGCGGTTCACAGAGGAGCCTGAGGACCAGACGGTGGTGGCCGGGCAGCGCATCGTCCTGTCCTGCGTCGTGCTGAATTACTCCGGCATCGTGCAATGGACCAAAGACGGCCTGgccctgggcatggggcagggcctcAAAG CGTGGCCACGGTACCGGATCATCGGCACGGCCGACTCGGGCCAATACAACCTGGAGATCACGGACGCGGAGCTCTCCGACGATGCACTGTACGAGTGCCAGGCCACCGAGGCGGCGCTGCGCTCCCGCCAGGCCAAGCTGACAGTGCTGA TCCCCCCTGAAGACCCCGTGATTGATGGAGCCCCCAAGATCCTGCTGCGGGCAGGGACGCCCCACAACCTCACCTGCCGGGCACGCAGCGCCAAGCCAGCCGCCACCATCGTCTGGCTGCGAGacgggcagcagcaggagggggctgtTACCACCACG GAGGTGCTACCAGACGGCAAGAGAGAAACCACCACCAGCTTGCTCCTCATCAACCCCACCGACCTGGACATCGGGCGGGTCTTCTCCTGCCGCAGCGTGAATGAGGCCATCCCGACTGGCAAGGAAACATCCATCCAGCTCGACGTTCACC ATCCGCCCACCGTCACCCTCTCCATCCAGCCCCAGACGGTGCGGGAAGAGGAGCGGGTTGTATTCACCTGCATGGCCACCGCCAACCCTGAGATCAAGGGCTACAG GTGGGCCAAGGGTGGGCTGCTGATCGAGGATGCCACGGACAGCCGGTACGAGACACAGGTGGACTACACCTTCTTCACAGAGCCCGTCTCATGTGAGGTGCACAACGACGTGGGCAGCACCAACGTCAGCACCTTGGTGGACGTGCACT TCGCCCCCCGCATCGTGGTGGAGCCCAAGCCCACGACCACCGACCTGGGCTCGGACGTGACGCTGACCTGCGTGTGGGCTGGCAACCCCCCGCTTACCCTCACCTGGACCAAGAAGGGCTCCAACATG GTGCTGAGCAACAGCAACCAGCTGTACCTGAAGGCGGTGACGCAGGACGAGGCGGGGCAGTACATCTGCAAGGCCATCGTGCCCCGCATCGGTGTGGGCGAGCGCGAGGTCACCCTCTACGTCAATG GACCCCCCATCATCTCCAGCGAGGCTGTGCAGTATGCAGTGCGTGGCGACCGCGGCAAGGTGGAGTGCTTCATCGGCAGTACGCCACCCCCCGACCGCATC GCCTGGGCGTGGAAGGAGAACATCCTGGAGACAGGCACGCTGGAGCGGTACACAGTGGAGCGCAGCACCACGGGCACCGGGGTCCTGTCCACCCTCACCATCAACAACGTGATGGAGGCCGACTTCCAGACCAGCTACAACTGCACCGCCTGGAACGGCTTCGGACCCGGCACCGCCATCATCCGCCTCGAGGAGCAGG AAGTGCTGCCCGTGGGAATCATCGCTGGAGCCACCATCGGGGCTGGCATCCTCGTCATCATCTTCCTCGTCGCCCTTGTCTGCTTCCTCTACCGGCGCCGCAAAGGGA GCCGCAAGGACGTGACGCTGCGCAAGCTGGACATCAAGGTGGAGACAGTGAATCGGGAGCCGCTAACCCTGCACCCGGACCGCGAGGAGGACACGGCTAGCGTGTCCACTGCCACCCGTGTCATGAAGGCCATCTACTCG TCGTTCAAGGACGACGTGGACCTGAAGCAAGACCTGCGCTGCGACACCATCGACACGCGGGAGGAGTACGAGCTTAAG GACCCAACCAACGGCTACTACAATGTGCGCGCCCACGAGGATCGGCCAGCCTCGCGCTCGGTGCTGTACGCTGACTACCGTGCGCCAGGGCCCGCCCGCTATGACACCCGTCCGGCCTCACGGCTCTCGCACTCCAGCGGCTATGCCCAGCTCAACACCTACGCACGGGGGCCAGGCTCTGAGTACAGCGCCGAGCCCGCTCCGGGGCCTGCGCCTGGCCCCGCCACGGGTGACACGGCCAGCCAGCTGTCCTACGAGAACTACGGCGGGCACGCCGCCTTCCCGCCCAGTGCTGGCTATGCCACCTACCGCCTAGGCTACAGCCAGCCGCCCCCGCCCAGCCTGGACCGCGCCGCCTACGACGCCATGGGCAAGTACGCCAGCGCCACCCGCTTCTCCTACACTTCCCAACACTCGGACTATGGGCAGCGCTTCCAGCAGCGCATGCAGACTCACGTCTGA
- the KIRREL1 gene encoding kin of IRRE-like protein 1 isoform X1: MLAPSSPPPPPATPVSSRACQTPPRGAPVAPTRFTEEPEDQTVVAGQRIVLSCVVLNYSGIVQWTKDGLALGMGQGLKAWPRYRIIGTADSGQYNLEITDAELSDDALYECQATEAALRSRQAKLTVLIPPEDPVIDGAPKILLRAGTPHNLTCRARSAKPAATIVWLRDGQQQEGAVTTTEVLPDGKRETTTSLLLINPTDLDIGRVFSCRSVNEAIPTGKETSIQLDVHHPPTVTLSIQPQTVREEERVVFTCMATANPEIKGYRWAKGGLLIEDATDSRYETQVDYTFFTEPVSCEVHNDVGSTNVSTLVDVHFAPRIVVEPKPTTTDLGSDVTLTCVWAGNPPLTLTWTKKGSNMVLSNSNQLYLKAVTQDEAGQYICKAIVPRIGVGEREVTLYVNGPPIISSEAVQYAVRGDRGKVECFIGSTPPPDRIAWAWKENILETGTLERYTVERSTTGTGVLSTLTINNVMEADFQTSYNCTAWNGFGPGTAIIRLEEQEVLPVGIIAGATIGAGILVIIFLVALVCFLYRRRKGSRKDVTLRKLDIKVETVNREPLTLHPDREEDTASVSTATRVMKAIYSSFKDDVDLKQDLRCDTIDTREEYELKDPTNGYYNVRAHEDRPASRSVLYADYRAPGPARYDTRPASRLSHSSGYAQLNTYARGPGSEYSAEPAPGPAPGPATGDTASQLSYENYGGHAAFPPSAGYATYRLGYSQPPPPSLDRAAYDAMGKYASATRFSYTSQHSDYGQRFQQRMQTHV, from the exons TGGCACCGACGCGGTTCACAGAGGAGCCTGAGGACCAGACGGTGGTGGCCGGGCAGCGCATCGTCCTGTCCTGCGTCGTGCTGAATTACTCCGGCATCGTGCAATGGACCAAAGACGGCCTGgccctgggcatggggcagggcctcAAAG CGTGGCCACGGTACCGGATCATCGGCACGGCCGACTCGGGCCAATACAACCTGGAGATCACGGACGCGGAGCTCTCCGACGATGCACTGTACGAGTGCCAGGCCACCGAGGCGGCGCTGCGCTCCCGCCAGGCCAAGCTGACAGTGCTGA TCCCCCCTGAAGACCCCGTGATTGATGGAGCCCCCAAGATCCTGCTGCGGGCAGGGACGCCCCACAACCTCACCTGCCGGGCACGCAGCGCCAAGCCAGCCGCCACCATCGTCTGGCTGCGAGacgggcagcagcaggagggggctgtTACCACCACG GAGGTGCTACCAGACGGCAAGAGAGAAACCACCACCAGCTTGCTCCTCATCAACCCCACCGACCTGGACATCGGGCGGGTCTTCTCCTGCCGCAGCGTGAATGAGGCCATCCCGACTGGCAAGGAAACATCCATCCAGCTCGACGTTCACC ATCCGCCCACCGTCACCCTCTCCATCCAGCCCCAGACGGTGCGGGAAGAGGAGCGGGTTGTATTCACCTGCATGGCCACCGCCAACCCTGAGATCAAGGGCTACAG GTGGGCCAAGGGTGGGCTGCTGATCGAGGATGCCACGGACAGCCGGTACGAGACACAGGTGGACTACACCTTCTTCACAGAGCCCGTCTCATGTGAGGTGCACAACGACGTGGGCAGCACCAACGTCAGCACCTTGGTGGACGTGCACT TCGCCCCCCGCATCGTGGTGGAGCCCAAGCCCACGACCACCGACCTGGGCTCGGACGTGACGCTGACCTGCGTGTGGGCTGGCAACCCCCCGCTTACCCTCACCTGGACCAAGAAGGGCTCCAACATG GTGCTGAGCAACAGCAACCAGCTGTACCTGAAGGCGGTGACGCAGGACGAGGCGGGGCAGTACATCTGCAAGGCCATCGTGCCCCGCATCGGTGTGGGCGAGCGCGAGGTCACCCTCTACGTCAATG GACCCCCCATCATCTCCAGCGAGGCTGTGCAGTATGCAGTGCGTGGCGACCGCGGCAAGGTGGAGTGCTTCATCGGCAGTACGCCACCCCCCGACCGCATC GCCTGGGCGTGGAAGGAGAACATCCTGGAGACAGGCACGCTGGAGCGGTACACAGTGGAGCGCAGCACCACGGGCACCGGGGTCCTGTCCACCCTCACCATCAACAACGTGATGGAGGCCGACTTCCAGACCAGCTACAACTGCACCGCCTGGAACGGCTTCGGACCCGGCACCGCCATCATCCGCCTCGAGGAGCAGG AAGTGCTGCCCGTGGGAATCATCGCTGGAGCCACCATCGGGGCTGGCATCCTCGTCATCATCTTCCTCGTCGCCCTTGTCTGCTTCCTCTACCGGCGCCGCAAAGGGA GCCGCAAGGACGTGACGCTGCGCAAGCTGGACATCAAGGTGGAGACAGTGAATCGGGAGCCGCTAACCCTGCACCCGGACCGCGAGGAGGACACGGCTAGCGTGTCCACTGCCACCCGTGTCATGAAGGCCATCTACTCG TCGTTCAAGGACGACGTGGACCTGAAGCAAGACCTGCGCTGCGACACCATCGACACGCGGGAGGAGTACGAGCTTAAG GACCCAACCAACGGCTACTACAATGTGCGCGCCCACGAGGATCGGCCAGCCTCGCGCTCGGTGCTGTACGCTGACTACCGTGCGCCAGGGCCCGCCCGCTATGACACCCGTCCGGCCTCACGGCTCTCGCACTCCAGCGGCTATGCCCAGCTCAACACCTACGCACGGGGGCCAGGCTCTGAGTACAGCGCCGAGCCCGCTCCGGGGCCTGCGCCTGGCCCCGCCACGGGTGACACGGCCAGCCAGCTGTCCTACGAGAACTACGGCGGGCACGCCGCCTTCCCGCCCAGTGCTGGCTATGCCACCTACCGCCTAGGCTACAGCCAGCCGCCCCCGCCCAGCCTGGACCGCGCCGCCTACGACGCCATGGGCAAGTACGCCAGCGCCACCCGCTTCTCCTACACTTCCCAACACTCGGACTATGGGCAGCGCTTCCAGCAGCGCATGCAGACTCACGTCTGA
- the LOC102567719 gene encoding natural killer cell receptor 2B4 has protein sequence MDGEAARGRASLLLLLMMLISLWPDPPTGHTQAPPRLTQLTARRVNRVLGSSAWLSVSLPPGAQVKATEWSFAAGPSSAIVVAEFNDRGLERPDPSDRFQQRLEVPNATALGIRALQRDDSGKYSARVKLHPAVVEDYDFHLAVYEPVPAPRVHCQLLGSTPEWCNVTLHCQAPSQAAVNVTWGTGSPPRPLRFELHQLSVDGRSLRLALPPSAWNATYTCSISNPADRKSASFDLHATCLREDRDTSSSKPGYVVLTIILLALSIGGAVWCWRFNKKKSAQATVTSPVPAEPSSSDPQYAEILRRSPPEGNDQALRHLDGTAERRSQKEALVTTVYDRIHLTPANAAEVT, from the exons ATGGATGGTGAAGCGGCCCGTGGCCGTGCCTCTCTCCTGCTATTACTCATGAtgctgatcagcctctggccag ACCCCCCAACCGGCCACACTCAGGCCCCACCACGCCTCACGCAGCTCACAGCCCGCCGGGTGAACAGGGTGCTGGGCAGCTCGGCCTGGCTGTCCGTGTCCCTGCCTCCAGGGGCACAGGTGAAGGCAACAGAATGGAGCTTCGCCGCGGGGCCAAGCAGCGCCATCGTGGTGGCGGAGTTCAACGACAGGGGGCTGGAGCGGCCAGATCCCAGTGACCGGTTCCAGCAGCGGCTGGAGGTGCCCAATGCCACAGCGCTGGGCATCCGGGCACTGCAGCGGGATGACAGCGGCAAGTACAGCGCCCGCGTGAAACTGCACCCGGCGGTCGTGGAGGATTACGACTTCCACCTCGCCGTCTACG AGCCAGTGCCAGCGCCCCGGGTCCACTGCCAGCTTCTGGGCAGCACCCCAGAGTGGTGCAACGTCACACTGCATTGCCAAGCGCCCAGCCAGGCTGCTGTGAATGTGACCTGGGGGACGGGCAGCCCACCACGCCCACTGCGATTTGAGCTGCACCAGCTCTCCGTTGATGGCCGGAGCCTGCGCCTGGCCCTGCCGCCCAGTGCCTGGAATGCCACCTACACCTGCAGCATCAGCAACCCTGCCGACCGGAAAAGCGCCTCCTTCGACCTGCATGCCACCTGCCTCCGGGAAG ACCGAGACACGTCCTCCTCCAAGCCAGGCTATGTGGTCCTGACTATCATCCTGCTGGCACTGAGCATTGGTGGTGCCGTCTGGTGTTGGCGCTTCAACAAGAAGAAGTCAGCCCAAGCCA CTGTGACCTCCCcagtcccagctgagcccagctcctcagACCCCCAGTACGCAGAAATCCTGCGGAGGAGCCCTCCGGAGGGCAACGACCAG GCCCTGCGGCACCTGGACGGCACCGCGGAGCGGCGCTCACAGAAGGAAGCACTCGTCACCACCGTGTATGACCGGATCCACCTGACCCCAGCAAACGCAGCCGAGGTCACCTAA